The following coding sequences are from one Paenibacillus stellifer window:
- the hslV gene encoding ATP-dependent protease subunit HslV: MIPEFHATTICAVRHNGEAAIAGDGQVTFGENVIMKTTAKKVRRLYRGQVIAGFAGSVADAITLFEKFEGKLEEHHGNLQRAAVELAKDWRQDRVLRKLEALMIVMDKNGMLLISGGGEIIEPDDDVLAIGSGGNFALSSARALKRHATNLSAAEIAREALVIASEICVYTNSNIIVEELKA, translated from the coding sequence ATGATTCCGGAATTTCATGCAACGACAATCTGTGCGGTGCGTCATAACGGTGAAGCCGCCATCGCAGGCGACGGGCAGGTTACCTTTGGCGAGAATGTGATAATGAAGACGACGGCCAAGAAGGTCCGGCGGTTGTACAGAGGGCAGGTCATTGCCGGCTTTGCCGGCTCGGTGGCGGATGCCATCACGCTGTTCGAGAAGTTCGAAGGGAAGCTGGAGGAGCATCACGGCAATCTGCAGCGAGCAGCGGTTGAACTGGCCAAGGATTGGCGTCAGGACCGCGTGCTGCGCAAGCTTGAGGCACTCATGATCGTGATGGACAAGAACGGCATGCTGCTTATCTCCGGAGGCGGGGAAATCATCGAGCCGGACGACGATGTGCTGGCTATCGGCTCTGGAGGGAATTTCGCCCTGTCCTCGGCCCGGGCGCTTAAGCGCCATGCGACTAATTTGAGCGCAGCCGAAATTGCAAGAGAAGCGCTTGTGATTGCATCGGAAATTTGCGTGTATACGAATTCCAATATTATTGTCGAAGAGTTGAAGGCATAA